TTGTGTAACAATACAGGAAATGAAAACTCAAACGGAAATGATTCCTGCAATTTGAAGTTTCAAAACCTCTCGCATCCCGATTTGCATTTTATATATCCAACAGTTACGACCGAGGATGTAAAAACAAAACCAAAAAGTTTAGACTTCATTCAGGATTGGCGCACATTTATTCAGGAAATGCCTTACGGCGGATTATTTGACTGGTATAAAATTCTGGGCGTTCAAAACAAACAAGGTGAAATACGCGTCGAAGATGCAACCGAAGTTTTAAAATCGCTTTCGCTGAAATCTTACGAAGGTGGTTATAAAATCATGATTATCTGGATGGCCGATAAAATGAATATCGCCGCATCGAATAAGCTTTTGAAATTATTGGAAGAGCCATCGGATAAAACCATTTTTATTCTGATTTCTGAAAATGAAGAAGATATTATACAAACCATACGATCTCGTTGTCAGGTAATTCACTTTAACGGACTTCCGGAAAAAGTAATTGCCGAAGCTTTAATTTCAAAAGAAAACATCGACGAAAAATCAGCTTTCAAAATTGCACATCAAGCGCAGGGGAATTTCAGTAAAGCCTTACATTTATTAAAAGAAGACGATTCAGAATATCCTTTCGAACAATGGTTTGTCAATTGGGTTCGCGCCGCTTTTAGAGCAAAAGGAAATGCTGCCGCTATTCAGGATTTAATTTCCTGGAGCGAAGAAATAGCAGGTTTAGGTCGTGAAAGCCAGAAAAAATTCATTCAGTTTTGTATCGAAATGTTTCGTCAGGCGCTTTTGCTTAATTATCAGGCGCCAACTTTAGTTTACATTGAACCAAAAGTCGATAAATTTAAACTCGAAAATTTTGCTCCATTCGTAAACGGAAATAACATTCACGAAATTTTCAAAGAACTTTCAGATGCCATGTATCACATTGAAAGAAACGGAAATGCAAAAATAATCCTAACCGATTTATCCATAAAATTGACTCGTTTAATTCATAAAAAATAATTTTCAAATGAATAATGTTGCCTCTATTTTACTATTGGCTTTTCTAGCCTTAACGTTCTTACAATCAGGGTATGAAAAAATATTCTACTGGAAAGACAATGTCGAATGGCTTAAAGGACATTTTGCCCAGACAATATTAAAAAATCAAGTGCCTTTAGCCTTACTTCATCTTCTGATTTTGGAATTAATTTCCGGAATTTTATGTGTTGTTGGTGCTATACAATTACTAACAGATAGCGGACGCGAATTTGGTTTTTACGGCGCTATATTTTCATGTATCTGTTTGTTAATGATGCTTTTCGGACAACGATTAGCCAAAGATTACGATGGAGCTAGAACTATCGTTATATATTTTATTCCGGCAATAATGGCCGTTTATTGGTTGAATTAGTCAATCTCAATTTTCAAAAATAAAGTCTCAGATTCTACTGGTTAAAATAGATTGTTTTCCACTCTTTTTAATCTTTGAATTCCGATGACAAAAAATAAAATTTTACATCAAAAAAATGAATCCAAAACATCCTTCTGAATCCCTAACAATCTTAACTGATTTAGTTTTACCGAGCGAAACAAATCCTTTAAACAACCTTTTTGGTGGCGAATTATTGGCCAGAATGGATCGTGCAGCAAGTATTGCGGCCCGCAGACATTCACGCCGAATTGTGGTTACGGCATCTGTAAATCACGTAGCTTTTAACAGAGCA
This genomic window from Flavobacterium sp. 9 contains:
- a CDS encoding DNA polymerase III subunit delta' produces the protein MQFSQILGQDYIKSHLIKSASSGRIPHAQLFIGPEGSGTLSTAIAYAQYILCNNTGNENSNGNDSCNLKFQNLSHPDLHFIYPTVTTEDVKTKPKSLDFIQDWRTFIQEMPYGGLFDWYKILGVQNKQGEIRVEDATEVLKSLSLKSYEGGYKIMIIWMADKMNIAASNKLLKLLEEPSDKTIFILISENEEDIIQTIRSRCQVIHFNGLPEKVIAEALISKENIDEKSAFKIAHQAQGNFSKALHLLKEDDSEYPFEQWFVNWVRAAFRAKGNAAAIQDLISWSEEIAGLGRESQKKFIQFCIEMFRQALLLNYQAPTLVYIEPKVDKFKLENFAPFVNGNNIHEIFKELSDAMYHIERNGNAKIILTDLSIKLTRLIHKK
- a CDS encoding DoxX family protein — encoded protein: MNNVASILLLAFLALTFLQSGYEKIFYWKDNVEWLKGHFAQTILKNQVPLALLHLLILELISGILCVVGAIQLLTDSGREFGFYGAIFSCICLLMMLFGQRLAKDYDGARTIVIYFIPAIMAVYWLN